One genomic window of Camelina sativa cultivar DH55 chromosome 5, Cs, whole genome shotgun sequence includes the following:
- the LOC104788631 gene encoding protein TRANSPORT INHIBITOR RESPONSE 1 yields the protein MQKRVALSFPEEVLEHVFSFIHLDKDRNSVSLVCKSWYEIERWCRRKVFIGNCYAVSPSTVIRRFPKVRSVELKGKPHFADFNLVPEGWGGYVYPWIEAMSSSYMWLEEIRLKRMVVSDECLELIAKSFKNFKVLVLSSCDGFSTDGLAAIASTCRNLKELDLRESDVDDVSGHWLSHFPDTYTSLVSLNISCLASEVSFSALERLVTRCPNLKSLKLNRAVPLEKLATLLQRAPQLEELGTGGYTAELRPDVYSALSVALSGCKDLKCLSGFWDAVPAYLPAVYSLCSRLTTLNLSYATVQSYDLVKLLSQCPKLQRLWVLDYIEDAGLEVLASTCKDLRELRVFPSEPFVMEPNVALTEQGLVSVSMGCPKLESVLYFCRQMTNAALVTIARNRPNMTRFRLCIIEPKAPDYLTLEPLDVGFGAIVEHCKDLRRLSLSGLLTDKVFEYIGTYAKKMEMLSVAFAGDSDLGMHHVLSGCDSLRKLEIRDCPFGDKALLANASKLETMRSLWMSSCSVSFGACKLLGQKMPKLNVEVIDERGPPDSRPESCPVERVFIYRTVAGPRFDMPGFVWNMDQDSTMRFSREIITTNGL from the exons ATGCAGAAGCGAGTAGCCTTGTCGTTCCCAGAAGAGGTACTCGAGCACGTGTTTTCGTTTATACACCTGGATAAAGATAGGAACTCGGTGTCTCTGGTGTGCAAGTCATGGTACGAGATCGAGCGGTGGTGCCGGAGAAAAGTGTTCATCGGGAACTGTTACGCCGTGAGTCCATCTACGGTGATAAGGAGGTTTCCGAAAGTGAGATCCGTGGAGCTGAAAGGGAAACCTCACTTTGCAGACTTTAATTTGGTGCCTGAAGGATGGGGAGGTTACGTGTATCCATGGATTGAAGCCATGTCATCGTCGTACATGTGGCTTGAAGAGATAAGGCTGAAGAGGATGGTGGTGAGCGACGAGTGCTTGGAGCTTATAGCCAAGTCGTTTAAGAATTTTAaggttcttgttctttcttcCTGTGATGGCTTCTCCACCGATGGTCTCGCTGCTATCGCTTCCACTTGCAG gAATCTTAAAGAGCTTGATTTGCGGGAGagtgatgttgatgatgttagTGGCCACTGGCTTAGCCATTTCCCTGATACATATACTTCTTTGGTGTCGCTTAATATCTCTTGCTTAGCATCTGAGGTCAGTTTCTCTGCTCTGGAAAGGCTCGTCACTAGGTGTCCCAATCTCAAGTCTCTCAAGCTTAACCGTGCTGTGCCTCTTGAGAAACTGGCTACTTTACTACAACGAGCTCCTCAGTTAGAGGAATTGGGCACTGGTGGGTACACTGCTGAATTGCGACCAGATGTTTACTCTGCTTTGTCTGTGGCGCTTTCTGGCTGCAAGGACTTGAAGTGCTTATCTGGATTTTGGGATGCTGTTCCTGCCTATCTTCCAGCTGTTTATTCTCTTTGCAGTCGCCTCACTACTTTGAATTTGAGTTATGCAACTGTCCAGAGCTatgatcttgtcaagcttcttaGCCAATGTCCTAAACTGCAGCGCCTCTGG GTGCTTGACTACATCGAGGATGCTGGTCTAGAGGTGCTTGCTTCAACCTGCAAGGACCTACGCGAGTTAAGAGTGTTTCCGTCTGAGCCTTTTGTCATGGAACCAAACGTGGCATTAACCGAACAGGGGCTTGTCTCCGTCTCCATGGGCTGTCCAAAACTCGAGTCAGTTCTCTACTTTTGCCGTCAAATGACCAATGCTGCATTGGTAACCATTGCTAGGAACCGTCCCAACATGACTCGCTTCCGTTTGTGCATCATTGAGCCGAAAGCCCCCGACTATCTGACTTTAGAGCCTCTGGATGTTGGATTTGGAGCCATAGTAGAGCATTGCAAAGATCTCCGTCGCCTCTCTTTATCAGGCCTCTTGACAGACAAGGTTTTTGAATACATTGGGACATATGCCAAGAAGATGGAAATGCTCTCGGTGGCGTTTGCAGGAGACAGTGACTTGGGCATGCATCATGTTTTGTCAGGGTGCGATAGCCTGAGGAAACTAGAGATAAGGGACTGCCCGTTTGGAGACAAGGCGCTTTTGGCCAATGCTTCAAAGCTGGAGACAATGCGATCCCTTTGGATGTCTTCTTGTTCCGTGAGTTTTGGAGCCTGCAAGTTACTAGGACAGAAGATGCCAAAGCTCAATGTGGAAGTCATCGATGAACGGGGTCCACCAGACTCAAGACCCGAGAGCTGCCCTGTTGAGAGAGTGTTTATATACAGAACAGTGGCTGGTCCTCGGTTTGACATGCCTGGCTTCGTCTGGAACATGGACCAAGACTCAACAATGAGGTTTTCCAGGGAAATCATCACTACTAACGGATTATAA